From Coffea arabica cultivar ET-39 chromosome 10e, Coffea Arabica ET-39 HiFi, whole genome shotgun sequence, one genomic window encodes:
- the LOC113712402 gene encoding amino acid permease 6-like, with protein sequence MKEEFQNNGMYLEQNPEAPENGDLKNFDDDGRPKRTGTVITASAHIITAVIGSGVLSLAWAIAQLGWVAGPAVLMAFSFITFFTSTMLADSYRSPGPITGRRNYTYMDVVRSHLGGYKVQLCGIAQYGNLIGVTIGYTITASISMVAVKRSNCFHRNGHHVKCHISNNPFMIIFAAIQIFLSQIPNFHKLSWLSILAAVMSFAYSSIGLGLSIAKVAGDGIAKTTLTGVTVGVDVSGTEKVWRSFQAIGDIAFAYAYSTVLIEIQDTLRSHPPESKVMKWASGVGVSTTTLFYVLCGCTGYAAFGNNAPGNFLTGFGFYEPFWLIDFANVCIAIHLIGAYQVFAQPIFGFVENRCSSIWPENKFINTEHAVNVPLYGTYYINLFRLVWRTVYVILTAVIAMIFPFFNDFLGLIGAGSFYPLTVYFPIEMHIAQAKIPKYSVRWIWLKVLSWACLVVSLVAAAGSIQGLSQEVKTYKPFKTQQ encoded by the exons ATGAAGGAAGAGTTTCAGAATAATGGCATGTACCTCGAACAAAATCCAGAAGCTCCAGAGAATGGCGATCTTAAGAATTTTGATGATGACGGCCGTCCAAAACGAACAG GGACGGTGATAACTGCAAGTGCACACATCATAACTGCTGTGATTGGTTCTGGAGTGCTATCTCTAGCATGGGCTATAGCTCAGTTGGGATGGGTGGCTGGTCCTGCTGTTCTCATGGCATTTTCTTTCATCACCTTCTTCACTTCAACTATGCTTGCGGATTCTTACCGGTCTCCTGGTCCTATAACCGGCAGAAGAAACTACACTTACATGGATGTTGTCAGGTCTCACTTGG GAGGCTACAAGGTTCAGCTTTGTGGAATTGCTCAGTATGGCAATCTCATAGGAGTTACGATTGGCTACACAATTACGGCATCCATTAGTATGGT GGCggtcaaaaggtcaaattgTTTCCACAGGAACGGCCACCATGTGAAATGCCATATATCAAACAACCCTTTCATGATCATCTTTGCCGCAATCCAAATTTTTCTCAGCCAAATACCAAACTTTCACAAACTCTCTTGGCTCTCTATTTTGGCTGCCGTGATGTCTTTTGCTTATTCTTCAATTGGCCTTGGACTCTCCATAGCTAAAGTTGCAG GGGACGGGATTGCAAAGACAACCTTGACGGGGGTAACAGTTGGGGTAGACGTGTCAGGCACAGAGAAAGTTTGGAGAAGTTTCCAAGCCATTGGAGATATAGCCTTTGCTTATGCTTATTCAACTGTCCTTATTGAAATTCAG GACACGCTGAGATCACACCCACCAGAAAGCAAGGTCATGAAATGGGCCTCTGGAGTTGGAGTTTCAACGACTACCCTATTCTATGTCCTGTGTGGTTGTACTGGCTATGCAGCATTTGGAAACAATGCTCCAGGAAATTTCCTCACCGGATTTGGCTTCTACGAACCCTTTTGGCTAATTGACTTTGCAAATGTTTGCATTGCCATTCACCTAATTGGCGCTTACCAG GTTTTTGCACAGCCAATATTTGGCTTTGTTGAGAATCGTTGCAGTAGCATATGGCCAGAAAACAAATTCATAAACACTGAACATGCAGTTAATGTGCCACTGTATGGTACTTACTACATTAACTTGTTCAGATTGGTGTGGAGGACAGTATACGTTATACTAACAGCTGTAATAGCTATGATATTCCCATTCTTCAATGACTTCTTGGGCTTGATAGGAGCAGGCTCTTTCTATCCTTTGACTGTGTATTTCCCCATAGAAATGCACATCGCACAGGCAAAGATACCAAAGTATTCTGTCAGATGGATATGGCTTAAAGTACTCAGTTGGGCTTGCCTGGTTGTATCACTTGTTGCTGCTGCAGGATCCATACAAGGGCTTTCCCAGGAGGTCAAGACATACAAGCCTTTTAAAACACAGCAATAA